From a region of the Desulforegula conservatrix Mb1Pa genome:
- a CDS encoding GIY-YIG nuclease family protein has product MLKQLTRIAKKPNKSPKLTPTRTDFTSNATAAQLSSPLCLKKGQDNMNIDQFMPDLNDDSRFRFHLAKTEPEGARPLDALAKSDNDWLGWQIYSGNKRERFVKEYIVSFAQISGCKFLFGGIFRIVDRSKDGYRVEYTDQYTDLIGRLILNYTGDNSRTTCFTPGYVFSNSFVQGIYESRYRGEQFKSFEEINHSFWAIEVIIKNDLPDWKAALSSVFGIYLISDSSTGKHYVGSAYGEGGIWSRWASYVYSFHGNNADLIELFEKKDASYFKENFKFAILEILPATKSQAEVTSKESLWKEKLFTRQFGHNRN; this is encoded by the coding sequence ATGCTGAAGCAGCTCACGCGAATAGCTAAAAAGCCCAACAAGTCGCCCAAGCTGACGCCGACACGCACCGATTTCACCAGTAATGCAACGGCGGCGCAGCTTAGCTCACCGTTATGCCTCAAGAAAGGCCAAGATAATATGAATATAGATCAATTCATGCCAGATTTAAACGATGACTCTCGTTTTAGATTTCATTTGGCAAAAACCGAACCAGAGGGTGCAAGGCCACTTGATGCATTGGCAAAATCAGATAACGATTGGCTTGGCTGGCAAATTTATTCTGGAAACAAACGTGAGAGATTTGTGAAGGAGTATATTGTCAGTTTTGCACAAATTTCTGGATGCAAATTTCTTTTTGGTGGGATTTTCCGGATTGTAGACCGGAGTAAAGACGGATACCGAGTCGAATATACAGATCAATACACTGATTTAATTGGACGTTTAATCCTAAATTACACTGGAGATAATTCACGAACTACTTGCTTTACTCCAGGCTATGTGTTTTCCAATTCTTTTGTTCAGGGAATTTATGAATCAAGATATCGAGGAGAGCAGTTCAAATCATTTGAAGAAATTAATCACAGTTTCTGGGCCATTGAGGTTATCATTAAAAATGATTTGCCCGACTGGAAAGCCGCACTCAGCAGCGTATTTGGAATATATTTAATTTCGGACAGTAGTACTGGAAAGCATTACGTTGGCTCGGCATATGGCGAGGGGGGGATTTGGAGTAGGTGGGCAAGCTATGTATACTCCTTTCACGGAAATAACGCCGATCTAATTGAACTTTTTGAGAAGAAGGACGCTTCCTACTTCAAAGAAAATTTCAAGTTTGCAATTCTTGAGATTCTACCAGCCACAAAATCTCAAGCAGAAGTGACATCCAAAGAGTCATTATGGAAAGAAAAATTGTTCACCAGG
- a CDS encoding MBL fold metallo-hydrolase, with protein sequence MKYIAPVKENIELLVFGPGYGESVLMHVDKSWLIVDSCIEPDSKKPAAINYLERAGIPLASVKYIIITHWHDDHIRGISETVERCKNAKIIISQAIYSDEFVKIMDCYSKAYKSPLKNGPDEITAVFRQIIKNKREYDFVSADKAILLSTDFSIYALSPSSEEYFRSMQTFGKLSTQLVKEIKRIPSPKTNEASVALLIKTKKHYVLLGADLEYSENNNKVGWEAASKCQCISQAQKAFIYKIAHHGSVNGDYDVIWKELLEENPYAIVTPFIKGRHELPGVLDLQRISSKTKNAYLTAPIINKKAKTGSKMVDKIMDSTVIQRRPVNPSFGCVKICYDPDSRHESLVIEKTLSASLIK encoded by the coding sequence ATGAAATACATAGCGCCAGTTAAAGAAAATATAGAATTATTGGTATTCGGCCCAGGCTATGGGGAATCGGTGTTGATGCATGTTGATAAATCTTGGCTAATAGTAGATTCATGTATAGAACCGGATTCAAAAAAACCAGCAGCTATAAATTACTTAGAGAGAGCTGGTATTCCTTTGGCATCTGTTAAATATATTATTATCACGCATTGGCATGATGATCATATTCGTGGTATTTCTGAAACAGTAGAAAGATGTAAAAATGCTAAGATTATAATATCTCAAGCTATATATTCTGATGAATTTGTTAAAATTATGGACTGTTATTCAAAAGCATATAAATCACCCCTTAAAAATGGCCCAGATGAAATAACTGCTGTTTTTAGACAAATTATAAAAAATAAAAGAGAGTATGATTTTGTAAGCGCTGATAAAGCTATTTTGCTGAGTACAGATTTTAGTATATATGCCCTGTCCCCTTCTTCTGAAGAATATTTTAGATCAATGCAGACTTTTGGTAAGTTATCAACTCAATTAGTTAAGGAAATTAAAAGAATCCCTTCTCCAAAAACAAATGAAGCTTCAGTCGCTTTACTTATTAAAACAAAAAAGCATTACGTTTTATTAGGAGCGGATTTAGAGTATTCTGAAAATAATAATAAAGTTGGATGGGAAGCAGCCTCAAAATGTCAGTGTATTTCTCAGGCTCAGAAAGCTTTTATTTATAAAATAGCCCATCATGGATCAGTTAATGGCGATTATGATGTTATTTGGAAAGAATTATTAGAAGAGAACCCTTATGCTATAGTAACTCCATTTATAAAGGGCAGACATGAATTGCCTGGAGTCCTAGATTTGCAGCGCATATCTTCAAAGACTAAAAATGCATATTTAACAGCACCTATAATAAATAAGAAGGCTAAGACTGGTAGTAAGATGGTAGACAAAATAATGGATTCAACTGTTATTCAAAGACGTCCTGTAAACCCATCTTTTGGTTGTGTAAAAATTTGTTATGATCCAGATTCCAGGCATGAGTCTTTAGTAATAGAAAAAACACTTTCAGCATCATTAATTAAATAA
- a CDS encoding FRG domain-containing protein — MGAIEHFSFDSWNEFKSEIIPDLFSDNIFREGKFLFRGHRSSEWQLISCYDRFKYKHDKFSNLIDIFKTECQSLDIEQKIIDNDKYLIAFAQHHGIPTRLLDWSNSPYIASFFAFSDYISNDGDLVDNISIWVLNTECGIWSHDLGVEIIKIPHIGNIRIRNQNGCFTLSNTPFKCLEEYVDYLSSQCNGWALREYTIPSEEYLKAISDLDSMGINWSRIFPGIEGSAASSFVKWRCQNN, encoded by the coding sequence ATGGGCGCAATTGAACATTTTTCTTTTGATTCATGGAATGAATTTAAATCTGAAATTATACCCGACTTGTTTTCTGATAATATTTTTAGAGAGGGCAAATTTTTATTTCGTGGACATCGTTCTTCTGAATGGCAACTCATATCATGTTATGATAGATTTAAGTATAAACATGATAAATTTTCAAATTTGATCGATATTTTTAAAACTGAGTGTCAGAGTTTAGATATTGAACAAAAAATAATTGATAATGATAAATATCTTATTGCTTTTGCTCAGCATCATGGCATTCCTACGCGATTATTGGATTGGTCTAATAGTCCATATATCGCTTCTTTTTTTGCTTTCTCAGATTACATTTCAAATGATGGAGATTTAGTTGACAATATATCTATTTGGGTTCTAAACACCGAATGCGGCATATGGTCTCATGATTTAGGCGTTGAGATTATAAAAATTCCACATATCGGTAATATACGAATTAGAAATCAAAACGGATGTTTCACATTATCTAACACGCCTTTTAAATGCCTTGAAGAATATGTTGATTATTTATCAAGCCAATGTAATGGATGGGCATTAAGAGAATATACTATTCCTTCAGAAGAATATTTAAAAGCAATTTCCGATTTAGATTCGATGGGAATTAACTGGAGTAGAATTTTCCCAGGAATTGAAGGAAGTGCAGCATCTTCATTTGTCAAATGGAGATGTCAAAATAATTAG